One stretch of Cyanobium sp. Tous-M-B4 DNA includes these proteins:
- a CDS encoding CAAD domain-containing protein: protein MADDTTINPDTDPASPSQEVEAVQQSTEQTAPQAVEQPTPQPFEEIVEQPTPQAAPPEPSIAATLVIEAEPQNGEGGEWELLLGKLRQWLDQNELNNLWAQARKPVTILAGLVGLLLVLRVYSAVLGALDSLPLVPGLLELVGVVWAVRYGIPKLLRSSERERLLGGLQQSWKAFRGKD, encoded by the coding sequence ATGGCCGACGACACCACCATCAACCCCGACACCGATCCCGCCAGCCCCAGCCAAGAGGTTGAGGCTGTTCAACAGTCAACTGAACAAACCGCTCCACAGGCGGTTGAACAGCCCACTCCACAGCCCTTTGAAGAGATCGTTGAACAGCCCACTCCACAGGCGGCGCCCCCCGAGCCCAGCATCGCCGCCACCCTGGTGATTGAAGCCGAGCCCCAAAACGGCGAAGGTGGTGAGTGGGAACTGCTGCTGGGCAAGCTGCGCCAGTGGCTCGATCAAAACGAGCTCAACAACCTGTGGGCCCAGGCCCGCAAACCGGTGACCATCCTGGCTGGCCTAGTGGGCCTGCTGCTGGTGCTACGGGTTTACAGCGCCGTGCTGGGCGCCCTCGACAGCCTGCCCCTGGTGCCCGGCCTGCTCGAGCTGGTTGGGGTGGTGTGGGCGGTGCGCTATGGCATTCCCAAACTGCTGCGCAGCAGCGAGCGCGAACGGCTGCTGGGCGGTCTGCAGCAAAGCTGGAAAGCCTTCCGCGGCAAGGACTGA
- a CDS encoding GuaB3 family IMP dehydrogenase-related protein produces the protein MDIQLGRFRTVRRAYGIDEIALVPGGRTVDPAITDSSWSLGGISREIPIIASAMDGVVDVAMAVELSKQGALGVLNLEGVQCRYDDPNPILDRIAAVGKEDFVPLMQELYSQPVREDLIRQRIAEIKQQGGIAAVSATPVAALRFGKAIAEAGADLFFVQATVVSTEHIGPEGQESLDLEHLCRTFGVPVIIGNCVTYEVALKLMRAGAAGVMVGIGPGAACTSRGVLGIGIPQATSVSDCAAARDEYFAESGRYVPIVADGGIVNGGDICKCLACGADAVMIGSPIARASEAPGRGFHWGMATPSPVLPRGTRIKVGTTGSLEKILRGPAGLDDGTQNLLGCIRTSMGTLGARTIKDMQKVEVVVAPSLLTEGKVYQKAQQLGMGK, from the coding sequence GTGGACATTCAGCTCGGTCGCTTCCGCACTGTGCGTCGTGCCTATGGCATCGACGAGATCGCCCTGGTGCCCGGTGGCCGCACGGTTGATCCAGCTATCACCGATAGCAGTTGGAGCCTTGGCGGCATCAGCCGCGAGATTCCGATCATCGCCAGTGCCATGGACGGGGTGGTCGATGTGGCCATGGCGGTGGAACTGAGCAAACAAGGAGCCCTAGGCGTTTTGAACCTGGAGGGCGTCCAGTGCCGCTACGACGACCCCAATCCCATCCTCGACCGCATCGCAGCGGTGGGCAAGGAGGACTTCGTGCCCCTGATGCAGGAGCTCTATAGCCAGCCGGTGCGGGAAGACCTGATCCGTCAGCGGATTGCCGAGATCAAGCAGCAGGGCGGCATCGCGGCGGTGAGCGCCACTCCAGTGGCCGCCCTGCGATTCGGCAAGGCCATCGCCGAAGCCGGCGCCGACCTCTTCTTTGTGCAGGCAACGGTTGTCAGCACCGAGCACATCGGCCCTGAGGGCCAGGAGAGCCTCGATCTCGAGCACCTTTGCCGCACCTTCGGGGTGCCCGTGATCATTGGCAATTGCGTCACCTATGAGGTGGCACTGAAGTTGATGCGGGCCGGCGCCGCCGGCGTGATGGTGGGCATCGGCCCCGGTGCTGCCTGCACCAGCCGCGGCGTGCTGGGTATTGGCATTCCCCAAGCCACCTCTGTTTCCGACTGTGCCGCCGCCCGCGACGAATATTTCGCCGAGAGCGGCCGCTATGTGCCGATCGTGGCCGATGGCGGCATCGTCAACGGCGGTGACATCTGCAAGTGCCTGGCCTGCGGTGCCGACGCCGTGATGATCGGCTCCCCCATTGCCCGCGCCAGCGAGGCCCCCGGCCGGGGCTTCCACTGGGGTATGGCCACCCCTAGCCCGGTGCTGCCCCGCGGCACCCGCATCAAAGTTGGCACCACCGGCAGCCTGGAAAAGATCCTGCGGGGTCCGGCCGGTCTCGATGACGGCACCCAGAACCTGCTGGGCTGTATTCGCACCTCGATGGGCACCCTCGGCGCCCGCACCATCAAAGACATGCAGAAAGTGGAAGTGGTGGTTGCCCCATCCCTGCTCACCGAGGGCAAGGTTTACCAAAAAGCCCAGCAGCTCGGCATGGGCAAATAG
- a CDS encoding LOG family protein: protein MQVLAHELEDHPQRHLIERSLVSLLQVGRHERGRDEWRLISGALADISEALEVFRPRRHTRKITVFGSARTVQSDPSYALAEELARYAVAAGFDVMTGAGGGIMEAANSGAGCEASIGLNVDLPFEQHANRFVSSCDGRLLHFRYFFTRKLFFLRESDALVVMPGGFGTLDELFESLTLIQTGRTPPIPLVLLAPPGNPFWSGWQRDVNQGLAASGLISPEDGDILMEAHSAEEAVAHISRFYHLFHSARLGENRIELLLNCALQPVQLAALNLQFDDLVDEGVIQASETVDDAGLLRPCLNFHFNRRRIGRLYQLLDTLNWLEVPPEQLLTEPGRRQPSSSAP, encoded by the coding sequence TTGCAGGTTCTGGCCCATGAGCTCGAAGACCACCCCCAGCGGCATCTGATCGAGCGATCCCTTGTTTCCCTGCTGCAGGTGGGTCGCCATGAGCGTGGCCGCGATGAATGGCGGCTGATCAGTGGCGCCCTAGCCGACATCAGTGAGGCCCTTGAGGTCTTTCGCCCCCGCCGCCATACCCGCAAGATCACCGTCTTCGGTTCAGCTCGCACGGTGCAAAGCGACCCCAGCTACGCGTTGGCCGAAGAGCTGGCCCGCTACGCGGTGGCCGCTGGATTTGATGTAATGACGGGTGCTGGCGGCGGCATCATGGAGGCCGCCAACAGCGGTGCCGGCTGCGAGGCCAGCATCGGCCTCAACGTTGACCTGCCGTTTGAGCAGCACGCCAACCGCTTTGTGAGCAGCTGCGATGGCCGGCTGCTCCACTTCCGCTATTTCTTTACCCGCAAGCTTTTCTTTTTGCGCGAGAGCGATGCCCTGGTGGTGATGCCAGGCGGCTTCGGCACCCTCGACGAGCTGTTCGAATCGCTCACCTTGATCCAAACCGGCCGCACCCCGCCGATTCCCCTGGTGCTGCTTGCCCCACCCGGCAACCCCTTCTGGAGCGGCTGGCAGCGGGACGTCAACCAGGGTTTGGCCGCCAGCGGCCTGATCTCCCCCGAAGACGGCGACATCTTGATGGAGGCCCACAGTGCCGAGGAGGCAGTGGCCCACATCAGCCGCTTCTATCACCTTTTTCACTCCGCCAGGCTGGGCGAAAACCGCATCGAGCTGCTGCTCAACTGCGCCCTGCAGCCAGTTCAGCTAGCTGCCCTCAACCTGCAGTTCGATGATCTGGTGGATGAGGGCGTTATCCAGGCGAGCGAGACCGTGGACGATGCCGGCCTGCTGCGCCCCTGCCTGAATTTCCACTTCAATCGCCGCCGCATCGGCCGGCTCTACCAGCTGCTCGACACCCTCAACTGGCTGGAGGTACCGCCAGAGCAGCTGCTGACGGAGCCCGGTCGCCGCCAACCCAGTTCTTCAGCCCCATGA
- the trxA gene encoding thioredoxin, which produces MSSAAAVTDASFEQDVLKSDLPVLIDFWAPWCGPCRMVAPIVDEIATEFEGKIKVFKLNTDENPNVASQYGIRSIPTLMIFKGGQKVDTVVGAVPKTTLSSTISKYL; this is translated from the coding sequence ATGTCCAGCGCTGCCGCTGTCACTGATGCCTCCTTTGAGCAAGACGTGCTCAAAAGTGATTTGCCCGTGCTGATCGATTTTTGGGCCCCCTGGTGCGGCCCTTGCCGCATGGTGGCGCCAATCGTCGACGAAATTGCCACCGAATTCGAAGGCAAGATCAAGGTGTTCAAGCTAAACACCGACGAGAATCCCAACGTCGCCAGTCAGTACGGCATCCGTAGCATCCCCACCCTGATGATCTTCAAGGGGGGCCAGAAGGTCGACACCGTGGTTGGTGCCGTGCCTAAAACCACCCTGTCGTCCACGATTTCTAAGTACCTCTGA